In Methylocystis sp. MJC1, one DNA window encodes the following:
- a CDS encoding DUF4158 domain-containing protein, whose translation MKKHEILSPQSRAELFDPPRDPAAIVRHYTLSPDDLTLIRQRRRDANRLGFAVHLAYLKFPGRVLGSEETPAPEMLAFLARQLGIESGAYLEYAQRDETRREHLGEIQSHLRVRPFSRGDYRSVAEIATDEAIGTDRGHAIVAAMIETLRSRSILLPAPTILERIGLAARARARKQAHKNLIEGLEQRAINELQALIAVSDDRDRTRLAWLRDWREAPTQKNLVGVVERLQFVRSLGVGPDREQRILRARYRAIAKETAILSAQHLSRFDTPRRLAALVVFAREMEAILTDAALVMFDKMLGGVYRRADRTYRENLFHRAKALDASARALLHMAKAMLAAKESGEDQDAAVERSLGWERLKALVAETDIVVTNTREDNLIEIVERYPTVRRMIPVLLNVFVFRSWKPNDLLLDALELLRGLHAARPRHLPQRPPTAFLKATWRKLVGRGSTFDRRAYEVAVMMTLRDSLRSGDIWVEGSRAFRAFGDFLLPPETFVARRQEGE comes from the coding sequence ATGAAAAAGCACGAAATTCTTTCTCCGCAATCTCGGGCTGAGTTGTTCGACCCACCGAGAGATCCGGCCGCAATCGTCCGGCATTACACGCTCTCGCCCGATGATTTGACGTTGATCCGTCAACGACGGCGCGACGCCAATCGATTGGGATTCGCCGTGCATCTTGCGTATTTGAAATTTCCGGGCAGAGTTCTTGGCAGTGAAGAAACTCCCGCTCCCGAAATGCTCGCCTTTTTGGCCCGTCAGCTCGGAATTGAGTCTGGTGCTTATCTTGAATACGCACAGCGCGACGAAACCCGTCGTGAGCATCTCGGTGAGATACAATCGCATTTGCGCGTTCGTCCTTTCAGTCGCGGCGATTATCGGTCTGTCGCGGAGATTGCGACGGACGAGGCAATTGGGACGGATCGTGGCCACGCGATCGTAGCAGCCATGATCGAGACTTTGAGATCCCGCAGCATTTTGTTGCCCGCGCCGACAATTTTGGAGCGCATCGGTCTGGCGGCTCGCGCTCGCGCCCGAAAGCAGGCCCACAAGAATCTCATCGAGGGATTGGAGCAGCGGGCGATCAATGAATTGCAGGCGTTGATCGCGGTCAGCGACGACAGAGATCGCACACGGCTTGCCTGGTTACGTGATTGGCGAGAGGCGCCGACGCAGAAGAACCTGGTTGGCGTCGTCGAACGCCTGCAATTCGTTCGTAGCTTGGGAGTCGGGCCAGATCGCGAGCAACGGATTCTTCGCGCGCGTTACAGGGCGATAGCCAAGGAAACAGCTATTCTCAGCGCGCAGCATCTTTCGCGGTTCGATACGCCCCGCCGACTGGCGGCTCTGGTCGTGTTCGCCCGCGAGATGGAAGCTATCCTAACGGACGCGGCGCTTGTCATGTTCGACAAGATGCTCGGCGGCGTATACCGCCGCGCCGATCGCACCTACAGAGAAAATCTTTTCCATCGAGCGAAAGCGCTCGATGCGTCCGCGCGTGCGCTGCTCCACATGGCGAAAGCCATGTTGGCGGCGAAGGAGTCTGGAGAGGACCAAGATGCGGCTGTTGAACGCTCGCTTGGTTGGGAGCGCTTAAAAGCGCTTGTCGCTGAAACAGACATTGTCGTCACCAACACGCGCGAAGACAATCTGATCGAAATCGTCGAAAGATATCCGACGGTGCGCCGGATGATACCGGTCCTGCTCAATGTATTTGTATTCCGCTCATGGAAACCAAACGACTTATTACTCGACGCGCTTGAACTGTTGCGTGGACTTCATGCGGCGCGGCCGAGACACCTCCCGCAGCGCCCGCCCACAGCGTTTCTGAAAGCGACGTGGCGCAAGCTCGTTGGACGAGGCTCTACATTTGACCGTCGGGCATATGAGGTCGCGGTCATGATGACGCTACGCGACAGTTTGCGGTCCGGAGACATTTGGGTCGAAGGCAGCCGTGCATTCCGCGCCTTCGGCGATTTTCTTTTGCCGCCCGAGACCTTTGTCGCACGGCGACAAGAAGGCGAGTAG
- a CDS encoding haloacid dehalogenase type II: MTNNLIGMPTISRRRLFAQAGTAVAAAGMLEGIAPARARADGIEAIGFDAFTIFDPRSVAAPVEECFPGKGKEIFSTWRLRQFEYCWLRTLNGNYADFRQITEEALVFACKSAKVDLKASARAKLMSAAFEFQPWPDSVAALRSMRNAGIRLAYVSNLTPELLARLSAAAEVTDLFEHRLSTDFVKAFKPDPRAYQMAETAFRLPRDKIVFAAFGGWDAAGAKSFGLSTFWVNRLDAPVEELGVRPDAIGSNLVELARFVGARRSGD, translated from the coding sequence ATGACCAATAATTTAATCGGCATGCCCACGATCAGTCGCCGTCGGTTGTTCGCGCAGGCGGGAACGGCCGTCGCCGCCGCCGGAATGCTGGAGGGCATTGCGCCAGCGCGCGCACGCGCCGACGGGATTGAAGCCATCGGCTTCGACGCTTTCACCATTTTCGATCCGCGCTCGGTCGCCGCACCTGTGGAGGAATGTTTTCCAGGCAAAGGCAAGGAGATTTTCTCGACTTGGCGCTTGCGTCAGTTCGAATATTGCTGGCTCAGGACGCTCAACGGGAATTACGCGGACTTCCGACAGATCACGGAGGAGGCGCTGGTCTTCGCATGCAAATCGGCAAAGGTCGATCTGAAGGCCTCGGCGCGTGCCAAGCTGATGAGTGCGGCGTTCGAGTTTCAACCTTGGCCCGACTCGGTCGCCGCGCTGAGGTCCATGCGAAATGCGGGAATCCGCCTCGCATACGTATCCAATCTCACCCCGGAATTACTCGCCAGGCTGAGCGCCGCAGCAGAAGTCACAGACCTATTCGAGCATCGCTTGAGCACCGATTTTGTCAAGGCCTTCAAGCCCGATCCGCGCGCCTACCAGATGGCGGAGACGGCCTTCCGCTTGCCTCGCGACAAGATCGTCTTCGCTGCGTTTGGCGGATGGGATGCGGCTGGAGCAAAATCTTTCGGCCTTTCCACTTTCTGGGTCAACCGTCTCGATGCGCCAGTGGAGGAATTGGGCGTGCGGCCGGACGCGATCGGGAGCAACCTCGTCGAACTGGCTAGATTCGTTGGCGCGCGCCGCTCCGGAGACTAG
- a CDS encoding Tn3 family transposase, with amino-acid sequence MAVPDRFDDWRTERMVLLKARLEEIDALASAGKLVEAAITAEGLSISPIRREENDEVDDVARRLYGMLPRLRITELLAEVNGWKGFAEHFGHLRTGAPPEENIGLMTALLADATNLGLARMARSSKIFSHSKLLWIAEWHIRDETYQAALACLTEAIHAQPFTRVWGDGGASSSDGQFFKAGGHGEARADYNAKYGSEPGVKFYTHISARYAPFHTKVIAANASEAAHILDGLLHHECSLDIREHYTDTAGAVDHVFGLCHLTGFRFAPRIRDLADRRLYVADARATYASLDPMIGGAIDFRIIGENWDETLRLAASIKAGTVAPSTLMRRLAAYPKQNALAKTLREIGRLERTLFTLDWISDPVLRRRTNAGLNKGEARNALARAVFFHRLGEIRDRTFENQRYRASGLNLVVSAVILWNTVYLSHAVAELRSSGERVPDDLLAHIAPLRWEHITFNGDYVWPTEPLQNAFRPLRNPRSELLDAA; translated from the coding sequence CTGGCCGTCCCGGATCGCTTCGATGACTGGCGCACTGAGCGAATGGTCTTGCTCAAAGCACGTCTCGAAGAAATCGACGCTCTCGCGTCGGCTGGCAAGCTTGTCGAGGCGGCAATCACTGCGGAGGGGTTGTCGATCAGCCCCATTCGCAGGGAGGAGAATGACGAAGTAGACGATGTCGCCCGGCGGCTTTACGGCATGCTGCCGCGCCTGCGCATCACCGAGCTTCTCGCCGAAGTCAACGGTTGGAAAGGATTCGCCGAGCATTTCGGTCATCTGCGGACCGGAGCGCCGCCCGAGGAAAATATCGGGCTGATGACGGCGTTGCTCGCGGACGCCACCAATCTCGGCCTCGCCAGAATGGCGCGCAGCTCCAAGATATTCAGCCATTCGAAATTGCTCTGGATCGCGGAATGGCACATTCGCGACGAAACCTATCAGGCGGCGCTGGCATGCCTGACCGAGGCGATACATGCGCAACCATTCACAAGAGTATGGGGTGACGGTGGCGCGTCATCGTCGGATGGACAATTTTTCAAGGCGGGCGGGCATGGGGAAGCGCGTGCCGACTATAACGCCAAATACGGGTCCGAGCCGGGCGTCAAGTTCTATACGCATATCTCCGCTCGCTACGCGCCGTTTCACACCAAGGTCATCGCGGCCAACGCCAGTGAGGCCGCGCATATTCTGGACGGCCTGCTTCATCACGAATGCTCGCTGGATATCCGTGAGCACTATACGGACACGGCGGGCGCCGTCGATCACGTGTTCGGTCTCTGCCATCTCACGGGGTTTAGATTCGCGCCGCGCATTCGCGATCTTGCCGATCGCCGCCTCTATGTCGCGGACGCTCGTGCGACCTACGCATCTCTCGACCCGATGATCGGCGGCGCTATCGACTTTCGCATCATTGGCGAAAACTGGGATGAGACGTTGCGCCTCGCGGCGTCAATCAAAGCTGGGACCGTCGCACCGTCCACCCTGATGCGTCGGCTCGCGGCTTACCCCAAACAGAATGCGCTGGCGAAGACCCTCCGAGAGATAGGCCGGCTCGAACGCACGCTCTTCACCCTCGACTGGATCAGCGACCCCGTTCTACGGCGGCGAACAAATGCAGGCCTCAACAAGGGCGAGGCGCGCAACGCGCTCGCCAGGGCGGTGTTCTTTCATCGGCTTGGCGAGATCCGCGACCGGACCTTCGAAAATCAGCGCTACCGGGCCTCAGGCCTCAATCTCGTCGTCTCGGCCGTCATCCTTTGGAATACGGTCTATCTCAGCCACGCCGTTGCCGAACTGCGCTCCAGCGGCGAACGGGTCCCTGACGATTTGCTCGCTCATATCGCGCCACTCCGCTGGGAGCACATCACCTTCAACGGCGACTATGTTTGGCCGACCGAGCCTCTCCAGAACGCCTTCCGGCCCCTCAGAAACCCGCGATCCGAGCTACTCGATGCAGCTTAG
- a CDS encoding type II toxin-antitoxin system MqsA family antitoxin: protein MTNPVCPTTGAPMQRGVRPMTLDYKGASITFDMPGWYCEESGESIHTGEDMKVSDRALNRLKAEREGLPSPEEVRRIRTKLGLTQEQAGELIGGGPRAFQKYEAGDLLPSRAIGSALALLDHDPSGLAVLSARPHPAASSTSFSELRAGD from the coding sequence ATGACTAATCCAGTCTGTCCGACAACGGGAGCACCTATGCAGCGCGGGGTGCGTCCGATGACCCTCGACTACAAGGGCGCGAGCATCACCTTCGACATGCCCGGCTGGTATTGCGAGGAGTCCGGCGAAAGCATCCACACGGGCGAGGACATGAAGGTGTCCGACCGCGCCCTTAATCGGCTCAAAGCCGAGAGGGAGGGCTTGCCTTCACCGGAGGAGGTCAGGCGCATTCGCACGAAGCTGGGCTTGACCCAAGAGCAAGCAGGCGAACTGATTGGCGGCGGGCCGCGTGCCTTCCAAAAATACGAAGCTGGCGATCTTTTACCGAGCCGCGCAATCGGCAGCGCGCTCGCGCTGCTCGATCATGACCCTTCGGGTCTTGCCGTGTTAAGCGCGCGGCCACATCCGGCGGCCTCTTCAACTTCGTTCAGCGAACTGCGCGCAGGCGACTGA
- a CDS encoding LysR family transcriptional regulator — translation MDRLDLITTFVAVAELGSFVGAARKLARSPAAISRAVATLEERYGLQLLNRTTRAVALTDAGERYLQQARRFLAEHDELERAIQGERAVARGLLTIAAPVVFGRLHVLPIVTSFLAEHPLVEVELMLLDRVVSYVDEGVDLGVRIGELPDSSLKATRVGAVRRVVCASPDYLARNGEPKSLVDLTQHAIIIATGSSVQPTEWLTEDGGVRRPPKLSVNSVDAAIAAACAGVGVTRLLSYQIETAEKQGRLKRILLENISAPVPIHIVRPAGRQSSLKTMLFIEKAAGELRKRFGDEPA, via the coding sequence ATGGACCGGCTCGATCTCATCACCACCTTCGTCGCGGTCGCGGAACTGGGCAGCTTTGTCGGCGCGGCGCGCAAGCTGGCGCGCTCACCGGCGGCGATTTCGCGCGCCGTCGCCACGCTTGAGGAACGTTATGGCTTGCAACTGCTCAACCGCACGACGCGCGCCGTGGCGCTGACGGACGCCGGCGAGCGCTATCTTCAGCAGGCGCGGCGGTTTCTCGCCGAACATGACGAATTGGAAAGGGCGATCCAAGGCGAGCGCGCCGTTGCGAGGGGTCTGTTGACCATTGCGGCGCCGGTCGTGTTCGGTCGGCTGCATGTGCTGCCGATCGTGACGTCTTTTCTCGCAGAACATCCGCTCGTCGAAGTTGAGCTCATGCTTCTCGATCGCGTAGTGTCCTATGTCGACGAGGGCGTGGATCTGGGCGTGCGGATCGGGGAGCTTCCCGATTCTTCGCTGAAGGCGACGCGTGTCGGCGCTGTGCGCCGCGTCGTTTGCGCCTCTCCCGACTATCTGGCGCGTAATGGCGAGCCGAAGAGCCTCGTCGATCTCACCCAGCATGCGATCATTATCGCAACCGGATCTTCGGTCCAGCCAACGGAATGGCTCACAGAAGACGGCGGGGTGCGAAGACCGCCGAAGCTGAGCGTCAATTCCGTCGACGCGGCGATCGCCGCGGCTTGCGCGGGAGTGGGAGTGACGCGACTCCTGTCCTATCAAATAGAGACAGCCGAGAAGCAAGGGCGGTTGAAGCGCATTCTTCTGGAGAACATCTCCGCGCCGGTTCCGATTCACATTGTGCGTCCGGCCGGCCGTCAGTCCTCGCTGAAAACAATGCTCTTCATCGAGAAAGCGGCCGGGGAATTGCGTAAGCGCTTTGGCGATGAGCCCGCATAA
- a CDS encoding IS110 family transposase, with amino-acid sequence MRHFAGLDVSLEETSICIVDETGRIVKELRAASEPEILIVSLRDTGLTLERVGLEACSLTAWLHDGLTQAGLPAICIETRQANAAMKTMPNKTDRNDARALAQIMRTGWFRQVHVKSRQCRLWRSLLVARRTILNEMRSIENVVRAILREAGVKLGTPSRADFVKRVRELVGGDSEVTPLVEPLLTILVTMLREFTRLTKRVLEVVRKEAVCRRLLSAPGVGPITALAFRATIDRPDRFQHSRDVGAHLGLTPARYQSGETDIQGRISRCGDELARTALYEAAHTLLTRSRKWSSLRAWGVKIAKHRGMARARVAVARKLAVILHRMWTDGAEFRFGKEPAAAAVAPVA; translated from the coding sequence ATGAGACATTTTGCGGGACTCGACGTGTCATTGGAAGAGACTTCGATTTGTATCGTCGACGAGACGGGCCGGATCGTGAAAGAGCTTCGCGCCGCAAGTGAGCCGGAAATTCTCATCGTGTCTCTGCGAGACACGGGTCTGACGCTGGAGCGCGTCGGACTGGAAGCCTGCTCGCTGACGGCGTGGCTGCATGACGGACTGACGCAAGCCGGCTTGCCCGCGATCTGCATCGAGACCCGGCAGGCCAATGCGGCGATGAAGACGATGCCGAACAAGACCGACCGCAACGACGCCCGCGCCCTTGCCCAGATCATGCGGACGGGCTGGTTCCGGCAGGTTCATGTCAAGAGCCGGCAATGCCGGCTATGGCGCTCGCTTCTTGTCGCGCGCCGCACAATCCTCAACGAAATGCGGTCGATCGAAAATGTGGTGCGGGCGATCCTACGGGAAGCCGGCGTCAAGCTCGGCACTCCAAGCCGGGCAGATTTTGTCAAACGCGTCCGCGAATTGGTCGGCGGCGATTCCGAGGTGACGCCGCTCGTCGAGCCTCTTCTCACGATCCTCGTCACGATGCTGCGCGAATTCACTCGTTTAACGAAGCGGGTGCTCGAGGTCGTCCGCAAGGAGGCGGTTTGTCGCCGCTTGTTGAGCGCTCCGGGCGTCGGTCCGATCACGGCGCTCGCTTTCCGCGCCACGATCGACCGCCCGGATCGCTTTCAGCATTCGAGGGACGTAGGCGCGCATCTCGGCCTGACGCCGGCTCGCTACCAGTCCGGCGAGACGGACATCCAGGGTAGGATCAGCCGATGCGGCGACGAACTCGCCCGCACGGCGCTTTACGAGGCGGCGCACACGCTGCTCACGCGCAGCCGCAAATGGTCGTCTCTGCGCGCCTGGGGCGTGAAGATCGCCAAACATCGTGGCATGGCGCGCGCCCGTGTGGCGGTGGCGCGCAAACTCGCCGTCATTCTGCATCGCATGTGGACCGATGGCGCCGAATTCCGCTTCGGCAAGGAGCCCGCCGCCGCGGCGGTCGCTCCGGTCGCCTAA
- a CDS encoding type II toxin-antitoxin system MqsR family toxin: MGFGREDIAATIQTMRREHFYKSMTSYADHRIWQDVYHVPSPVGALYVKFTADAVTEFLLLSFKEKDND, translated from the coding sequence TTGGGTTTCGGCCGAGAGGACATCGCCGCAACGATTCAGACCATGCGGCGCGAGCATTTCTACAAATCCATGACCTCTTACGCAGATCATCGGATTTGGCAGGATGTCTATCACGTGCCCTCGCCGGTCGGCGCGCTTTACGTCAAGTTCACGGCCGATGCCGTGACCGAGTTTTTGTTGCTGTCGTTCAAGGAGAAAGACAATGACTAA
- a CDS encoding glutathione S-transferase family protein, protein MAPKNPIILYGFKKSGHSHRAELMLRLLDVPFEFREVDLARGEQKTEAFLKLNAFGQVPVIDDGGVIIPDSSAILVYLAKKYDPAGLWLPEDVEAAAKIQRWLSVAQGPLINGPARARLFNVFKVPVDHAQAKDIAEKLFATLEQALRGASFLIGSRATIADVALYTYTAHGPEGGVSLDPNPNIRAWLSRVEALPKFAPMPATKIGLAA, encoded by the coding sequence ATGGCGCCCAAGAATCCGATTATTCTCTATGGCTTCAAAAAGTCGGGACATTCTCACCGCGCGGAGCTGATGCTCCGTCTTCTCGATGTGCCGTTCGAATTTCGTGAGGTCGATCTGGCGCGAGGAGAGCAGAAAACCGAGGCTTTCCTGAAACTCAACGCATTCGGGCAGGTCCCCGTCATCGACGACGGCGGCGTGATCATCCCTGATTCCTCGGCGATTCTCGTCTATCTGGCCAAGAAGTATGATCCGGCGGGCCTGTGGCTCCCCGAGGACGTGGAAGCGGCCGCCAAGATTCAGCGGTGGCTGTCAGTCGCCCAGGGGCCACTCATCAATGGCCCGGCGCGGGCTCGACTCTTCAACGTCTTCAAAGTGCCGGTCGACCATGCGCAGGCCAAGGACATAGCCGAGAAGCTTTTTGCGACATTGGAGCAGGCGCTTCGCGGCGCGTCGTTCCTGATCGGCTCGCGCGCGACCATAGCCGATGTGGCGCTCTACACTTATACGGCCCATGGGCCAGAGGGCGGCGTGAGCCTCGACCCCAATCCGAACATCCGTGCCTGGCTAAGCCGGGTCGAAGCTCTGCCGAAGTTCGCGCCGATGCCCGCGACGAAAATCGGTCTCGCAGCGTGA
- a CDS encoding pyridoxamine 5'-phosphate oxidase family protein: MRRKGAIANAETFFIASSASCDLGSGVDISHRGGSPGFLEIENDGTITVPDFNGNGYFNTLGNLLFQPRAGLLFPCFETGEALRLAGIVEILWEGAEVASRSGAERLWKFKPCRAWRLRR, encoded by the coding sequence ATGCGGCGAAAAGGCGCCATCGCAAACGCCGAAACCTTCTTTATCGCCTCGAGTGCGAGCTGCGACCTGGGCAGCGGAGTCGACATATCCCATCGTGGGGGATCGCCAGGCTTCCTCGAGATCGAAAACGACGGGACCATTACGGTTCCCGACTTCAATGGCAACGGCTACTTCAACACACTCGGCAATCTGCTCTTCCAACCGAGAGCGGGCCTTTTGTTCCCGTGCTTCGAAACCGGCGAGGCATTACGGCTTGCCGGCATCGTCGAGATCCTTTGGGAAGGTGCGGAAGTCGCATCGCGCTCCGGCGCTGAACGGCTGTGGAAATTCAAGCCATGCCGAGCGTGGCGATTGCGACGCTAG